The genomic window aaatattGATACACAAATTTGGGTTAGTTGATCTTTTTTGCATAATTGGCAAACTCGACGGGCCGACTCAAGAATTGCTCGAGTCAGCTTGAATCACCAACAGATCCGGCcacgagtcaaggttggccTGACTCACCTGATTCGCTGTAGTGATTTACATTATGGGTATTTGAATATCCGACTGAGTCGTTGAAACAACTCGCCAAACCCAGTGACCTGATCATTTGTCGATCTGAGTTCAAGTTATGCATTTGCCAACTATGCCTTCTTTTTTAGATTCTTCAAACCAAAGTTGGTTCCAACTTGCATCGGATAATTAGATCTGCTAAGTTTGATTATTTGGACATGCGTATGGGAATCTGATCCGTTGCTTGGGTCGCTTTTAGGTTCAGCTCAAAGTTTGGTGGGAGTTCATCTTTTACATGTAAAGAACTTGCCTTTTACCCCTTGTTTCTTTCACCCTCATCTACCATAAACACATACTTTTTGGGTCTACATTGGACAGCACACCATCGCAAGAATCGGCTATGATAACGACACCATCTAATCCAAACCCAATCCGTTTGAACCCCAAACTCTGACCTCTTTAATATTATTGGATGCATTGTGCTAATAAACCAAACCATGACCAGCTTTCATGTGACAACAAGGGCTTCTAATGTGGCCAAGATCATGATATTTGCATAAGAGATTCACATCGACCTCAATAGTTTATAAATATATCTAATATGATGATATTGACATGCTCTTATGGGATTTCagctttatatttttatttttcacggTTACTTTTTGTTACAAATAACACAAATGAAACGATGTAGATGTGATCCGGACGCAGTAAACATTTAATTCTTTGTAAAATCCGATTCATCGAAAAAAAGACGTGAAAAATAAAGTGGGTTTTTCATGGCCTTAGATATAGCTACACCCTGACAATTTTGAGACAAAACGCCACAGACAGTATAAAACAATCAAGTAAAACACAGACAAAGATGAGCAACATTTCATGGATGTCTATAATCACGTCAATACATTTTGTAAATGCCACATCACGATAGGATCATCTTCCTGAAATTTCCGACATGACAAAACAAGGACACCAGGAGTCAAACATAGAATGCCCATGTGAAAAGCCGATAGATAGGACACGTTACAACACAAAATGGCCAATTAGTACCTCTTTCCGTAAACAAAACAGAGCATCAAATACCTCTTGCAATGGATTTCTTATGATTTTATGAGAACTCGCTCAGTTCACAGGTATCCGGGAAGAAAAGTAATGCATCTCAAATGACCATACAACTTTTCCTCGATCTAGAATGAAGAACTACCGATTGCGGAGGACTCCATATTCAAAAGTCCGGATAGGCAGCAGGATCCCTTTAACTACAACCAAGAAACGAACAAACCAAACGACAAGTTCATGGAGAGACTTCCTCTAAATAACATACATATAGGATTAACTTTTACTGGGCAAAATTTATGTAGATTACTCATCTGAAGCCTTTGGAGAATTCTCAGGCGTCTTCAAAACTGCAGACTTCTCACCTTTGTGGTCCGTAACAGATCGTCGAAATGTATCAACAATAGAAGCTTCCTTGAACTTCAATGCAAATGTAGTTAGGTTACTTTTTCCTTCACCAGCACTATTAATACATGCAAATGTGATTCCTTTTTTATCCATATTTGTCATCTTCATATCTGGATAAAGACTAGCATTCAGAATCAGCCTGTAGTTCCCCTTGGTCCTCATCACCAATCTAGGCTTCCCCGCACCTTCCCTAGGGACATTCAACTTCAGTTCACCTTTACCTCTTTCCTTCCAGCCCCCGTCCAGAAATTCGAACAGTGAGGCATCGGCCACAAAAACTgccttctcattttcttcaccAGTTTCAACAGGCACCTCCTGCATGGTAGGCAAAGCAGTTCCACTTCCACCGGATTTATTAGAATCTCCAGCAAGCGTACCAAAACCCTTAAGTAATGAGCCTCCATTGGTGGAGGTTCCAGTACCAAACAATGGTGGGGATGCGCTGCTGCCCTTCAAATCAAAGATAGAGGTCCCAAAACTGAAAGAACCGTCCTTTGGCAACGTCccaaatgaaaaagatgaattgGAAAAGCCAGTTCCAGCAAGTCCAGTAAATGCATTCTGGCTGCTAGACAGTTGTTGAAATGAATTGAGGGGGGCAGGCGATCCTGCAGCATCTCCACCACCGCTGGCTTCCCCTTCTTCAATCTCTGTTGGTCCTTGCCCGGCTGCTTCCTCCACTTTATCGGTTGGACTAGGCTCAACCACTTCTGCACCAGAATCAAACTTTGTCTCATCACAAATTTCTTTGGCTGGTGATAAATTGGTTCCAGTTTTCGATTCttcaatgatatcatcaagTTCCTTGGATTCTTTTGTTGAAATTCCTAaagttctttcattttcttcttccactTCTTCATGGGTAGCAACCAAGTCTGCAGGGGTTTGCGAGACTGCCTTATTCTCATCAATTTCATCTGCTTTGGGAGTATCATTACCAGCCACCTCTGCTTTGGGAGTACCATTATCAGCCTCTTTAGGATGTGCTTCCTCATTGGCAGGATTTGAAGCAGTTGACAAGTCAGATGACTTTGAAGAAGAATCAGCAGACTCAGGAACCAAGCGCACACTAGCAAATGGGTTGGAAGCAGAGGCTGATGAAGCCTGGTTTCGTCGAACCTTAACAATCTTTCTAGTTGCTAGCACTTCATCACTTGCTCTCTTAAAGGTCCCCATTTCCTGCTCTGCAACATCTTCATCAGCATCAAGATCTGGATCGTCACGGGAAATTTCCCGCCCAGCAACTCTCTTTTTGGAAGGAGGAAGAGAATTCGCATCCCCCATTGTAACTGATGTACAGTAATCAACTTCAATTGTTTCTTCAAAAGAGACATCATAATACATCAAATATCATTCCAACAAGTGAagcatccaaacaaaaaaaatctcgaGAAAAGCAAGAATGAAACATAAACAATTCAAATATTCAATCCccaaaattcaaacaaatatataactagTGGTACGCCTATCAGTACCATCACAACAGGTTTCTGGGAATTTGATGTTCAAGAAGTTTGGAAGTGGAGCATTTGTAGTTGGAAACCTGAATGTATGACTCAGTTTTCAGATCTATTTTGTCTAAAACGTAAAACAAAATTGTCAGACTATGCAGCAATAAGTTTATAATTAATATAACAGCTCTGTCCACCGACTCATAAATATACACACAAGAAGCTGTCTTCTTCCACTGTGAACGAGCCAATTGCATATTAGACATAGTCAAGAAAGAGATCACTCATGCAGGATGTTTGATGCAGACCACATACAAACCATTGTTACATTCAAAGCCAGACTATAAGTCTCTAAGTGTCCTAGACTTGCGGACATTACGAAGCATGggagaatatataaaaaaaatgcatttaagcCATATAAAAACATAATTCATTTTGAGTATTTAAtcatgaaaatttataaaattaaaatctatCCATCATTACATAAAATATGAACCATGATGGTATTGAGGCACAGTTCACCGAAATCTCCAGAAGAAAATTCGTACTTTGTAGTATcaggaaaaaatatgaaaatattggAAACAAATCAGAATAATTTGATAAAatcaaattatattttattcaaataaaaagtgATGTTCTCAGCTATAACTTTAAAGATCACTTTGAGGAACCTTATGTCAATTACATTGGAAGAGTAATTTCTGAGTTGCAATTAACATAGACAGTAGTCACAGTACTATCTTTATTGTAAAATAAAGGACAGAAAGagcatttgcaaaaaaaaaaaaaaaaaaaatttgcagtCCTTTCTCATGTTACGTTATACAAAAGTTGAGCagaacttgaaaagaaaatatgcaagTAGATCCCACTATTTGCATCCATGCTGCTTAACAGGACCCTTGTCCTTCTCTAGGTACCTAGACAATCAACGCAACGGCCTGAGCATCAACCTGCAGGCACTATGTGTCCACCACCATTTCTCTATCTACAACCAATGAGAAGAACGTAAAAGCAGCATATTCACTTTTCCATTgtccatttatttattttattaacaaTTCATTGTCCTAAATGGGTTTCAATTCGAAATAGAATCTAGAGTGGAAATCAACAAGCGTCGATTTGATATTGACATTACGATCTAGGCAAACAAGACATGAACCCACCCAAATATTATTATGTGAATAATTTAATAATTCATTTTTGCAGTTGAATGTACATCAGTGCATTGCATCAAACCCCTCTATAACTAacataaaatttacaaaattgatgTCCAGTTAACTAgtatataaggaaaaaaaaatcgcaAAGCTCCAATAAGGTTCAATAAACAAGCTAAATTTAAAATCAGGCAACCACTGGGCAACAACGGAGTAGAATCTTCACATTCGCAAATCAACATAGATGCCCGAATCCAAGACGCTAGTTCCCAACAAGAAATCGGAAACGTATAACGAGATATTGCAAGGGAAAAGCTCGAAAAGAGAACGAGAGCCCAATTTTCTGAACAACCGAGAAAAACTAGGCACCCACCaactccacacacacacacaaaagcacGAAAATAACAACAAAGCAAGAGTCGGTACCGCAAAAACAACAGTAACTATGGCCCCAAAATCAACACTAAAACGTAATAACGCGGCAAGGAGACGAAATGGGtgcatagaaaaagaaaaccctaGGCGCTCGAAAAAGGCCTACACCGATGCTGCTCAAAATACCCAACGAAGTGAACAAATCTATCCGCCAAACGCCGATCAGATTAGAAGAGGAGGGATAGACCATTTTAACAAGGATAAATGACTGGAAACAGAAATTAGAAGAGAAAGAAGCTTACTGAATGAAGCAGAGCTCCTTGTGTCTCCCTCCTTCCACCCCCTCACAACATGAAATTCCCTCGTTTTATTATATAAAGCTTTCTAGGGTTTTTCTCAAATGGTCCTTCCTTTTATGGCTCGCTGGAAAAAGGGTCTCCGCCTTATGCCTTTTCACTAAATAGTCCTTTTTCCTCTTGGCAATTTAAGAAAAAGGTTTCCTCCACCattaccaattttttttctacgcTATCCTTTAATGATGACTGAAACATACTTTTAATGATAAAATTGGAAACTTGATTTAGAGTCTCCAATTCGACGAGTATtgtcaaaaataaatgaaacattttttttgtttcaaaatatcTAAAATGATCGTATAGGTGATgacaaataaaaatgtaaaagaacaAAGTTGAAGCATCAAATGAGAGCTACACTTCTTCACTTTATTGCTTGAGTTTTCTATTGATATTGTTTTCACAAGCTCGCAAACTCATATTTTCAGGtcatttttcatataaataaCTTTATAATTGTGATTTTCACATCTCAAATTGTAAAGAACCAACATTAAATTTACACATTTTTGTTGCTAAATCCGATTTTATGAGCTCAAGATTGATAGTTCATTTCAGAATCCTGATATGATTCACAATGACGCAAAAAAAGGtatgtatttgatttttttagtaCTATATGGAAACCGCATCCATATAATCTTTTTTTATGAACTGAAACTTTATAACAAGTTTAGTTATAAAATTCCAAAAACCGGTGACAAATATTTTCTTGGTCTTCATGTAAATGCTGCTAGAACAAGGTACCATTTCGCAATACAGTCAATAAAATAGGGTCCCCTTTGCAAGTAGAATAAGTCCACAATTACCGTAATATTCCTAGCATTTGGTCAATGGACAATCACAGACATCGTCAGGCCACGGACCAGAGCCGCACCGCTCTTAGCTGTGGTCCAGATCTGGACTGGTACTTATTTGGGATCTGTTTTACCAAAtcttttacaaagaaaaaaatcacctcatatttttctttttattgaaaaatatgaaacaaaccGGTTCAAACTCCGAAACAATAATACTTCTAACATTTTCTAGATTGGAAACTTCTGGATAGGGCTGAACAACCAGTCGAGCTACTCAAACTCGACTGTTTAACTCGACTCATTTGGTTAATTGAGTTGTTTATttggttaaacgagtcgagctcgagttgacgagccgactcgattagttaatcgagtcgagttcgagttcacttgAGTGAAGTTGTgtaaactcgactcggctcgattaatAGTTAATGAGCTCGTGTTTTATTTAGttgagctgagttcgagctgaccgagctcgggctcgactcagctcgtgttcagccctactTGTGGATTCTGTCAGAGTTCGAGTCGGATCCATGAAGCCAATCGATTAACAATTAAAAAGCTACTTGTCGTAGTATATTAATATTGATAACCAGACGTATCTAACTATACCAAAGCAAGTCGTCCAAATCGATGTTATTCTTGTTGTTACTCGAATCAGTCGATACGATAAAAAAACCGATACAAGATTGTGtggtaattttttgttttaaagcaatttaaaatatttaaaattatttttccaaatttatAAAATCGAAAAATTGGGCGATACGGTCTCATATGTAACCATATGTATCAACCGGTATGTCATAAAAGTGAGCAAACGATACGGCACCGATACCATTTCTTACAACATTGCATCTAGCTAGGAATAGGAAGAAATTATTCATTGAGGCTCAATTTGATGGTCAATAAAAATTTGGAAcagtagaaaaaaatatatggtaAAAAGTCTGACCTTCTCAGGTCAAACTTTTTTACAGGGTAAAATTATCCTATTTATTTCAACAAGGTAATTTTTCTTGTAAAGTGAAAAGCTATACAAAAACCACAAGCATAGTAAAAtccatgtgcatcaaacggggccttaaAGAAAGGTAGaagctacaaaaaaaaagttcttaatttACTTCAAATACCAAAAGGTCTAGGAAAACCATTTCTACTATCCGACCTCTTACTCAAACAGTCAATGAAAAACCaattatcaaaattaaacaatgaGCACTGTATTATATAAGATTATTAAACAACCTCTATCATATATCATAACAAATATAAAGTCACAGACTCACAAGTCATATCTTATGTGCATCTTAGCCATCAAATGCATTTTGGACTTTTATTTCGGAAAGCTAGACATATTATTCCATAAACCTATCTCAGAAATTGAGGCATATTCATAAATTAGAATGTACATGAAATGTCTCCTTAACAATTTCAttgtttataaaattaaaactGTTCCAATAGCCAAACAACTCAGACGATGTCACCATAGAACTATAATTGTCCGTTCATTATCCAATCAATGTATATTGGCGTTTGTTGTGTACGTTTGGGTACGAACCCACTTTAGTTGACTCGATCAACTTTTATAGGACAAAGTGTACCGGTTGATTCACAGTATTGATCTTTTTATGTCACTGTATTAATTAACCTTTCCTTTATTCGGTTTTATTGTGCCTTCGtttagctcttttttttttcccaagcCTGTCTTGATATAACATTTACTTCTTGTAAAGGTTATTTGCATAAGATAGAAGCAATTAAACATACAATAAGTTCTCGAGAGGGATGGTGTAATGGTTAAGGTGGGGTTTGTAGGCGATCAgtattgattttgaatttttgtaaCATCAACTCTCTATGCTGCAAAATGAAAGCCATTTgacatgtaagttgaagcattgTGCGGGCAGCACCTTCAAAGCACTAAAAGTAAGTCTTGTGCTTGAAGACGACGAGTGATTGGGTGCAGCTTCGACTCATATCTAAAcgataggatgaaatactccttcTTCCATACTTGATGAACTGCTCGAGAAAGAAGTATAAGTACTTTCGTGAGACTTGAGTAAGAATTAGCATTgttatgaataaagaaaaactaaagtTCAGTTGTTGAATGTCTCCGAATTTGGTTAGCATATATTTAGTTCTGACATGAAATATCACTTTTAATATATCTAAACATTAAGTCTGCTCCTCCATCCATAATAGGAACAGTCCAAACCAGGTTGTATAGTcttttagatatatatagaCATTTAGCTGCTTCGGCTAGCGGCCACGTGgtggaaccaaaaaaaaattttctggaCATATTGAGTTCAATTTTTAAACTTTATAAAGCGCTCAtacttaaataaataaaagtttaagGAAGTATCCATTTATAAATACAGAAATGTTTTGAAGGTTGGTATAGGCAATTGAGGATGTTTGCTTACACATAGCTGCACTGCATGAATTCAATTTATAACCACTTTAGTGagtttttgaattgaattgaattttaTGATCCTTTATTTGGGGCATTTCGCAGCCTTAAATTTTGACTGTACAAcgaaaattctaaaaacaaaattctacTTCAAATTGgtattgaaatgaaaattccacTCCTAGCtttcctttgtgtttgatagtctagaattttaatttcagaattgaaaatgatgtgtttgataaaacatgaattcaaaaattctagaattgataAATTAAAACACACATGCCttaaaaagatattaaaaaaattctaaaattctgaaatcATAATAGGTAGGATTACcattctagaattttgattgaAGAATAAATCTATAATTCCacaatcaaaattctttgtttgataagagaattctcatttcataaaaatgaaaattttagttataCAATTGCATGATtccagattcatgaaacacggAGGAGCACGATACACTCCATACTTAAAGTAGAGTGCATGTCTATTCCTTGTTGATGCATCTATTGTCCCATTTCATATGATGTCAATTATAACTAAACTTCTAATTCCTAGTGTACTGAACATGGGAAAGCAAACGCCCTTTTGAGCTTAAATTTAGAGACATGCACGGAGTTTTTTGACAATTGAACTTAAGATCATAGTGACAAATAacatttcggagttttaaatggtgacgtttttctcgggtataatacagtgaacttgaaaaagaaaaagaaaaatatggtgattttttaaaatttaaaaagataaaaataagaagaaaataaaataagtgagaaactaataacaaaaacaacaaaagataagtagatttgcaacaaaaaaatagaaaataaaaaaaactgtttgacattaaaaaactgaaaaaaatgaaaaaactgaaaaaaaagctgaaaaaatgagaaaaagcggggttttttttgttgtctttaacgttttttaaacatttttttccaaaaacgtgtttttttagttttaaatggctagttaagctatcacgttttttttttttgcagaaaacgTGTTCTCTGTCACTATGGTTATGATCTACAAAGACCCTCAAAACTGTCATATTCAAGAACTAAAACACGtcagaatttaatttatcaaaaaGTGATTTAATTTTATCTTCACTCCTATGGTCTAAGGCTGCAGACGATGTCTGATTTTTGCCCAATGTATCATCAACTAGTATAATGCTCCCACTCTACTAGCACATAAGCTACCATAACACACGGCTTGAAATTCAAATAGTTGGAGTATTGCACCATTAAGTTAGTTTGACTCAAAATGAATCTTAGGCAATCATGCTTGAGGTTAAGCCTAATTACATTCACTTGGATAACATATTCAAATTAAAGAACCGCATGTAGTGATTAAATTATATATGCCACTAACAACTAAATTATGACTTCACaattcaaacaagaaaattggTGACCAAGAGTAAATTAATTGACTTGACTCGATTGAGTTTGGTTTCaattgaatcaacctatttggcAACTAGTTTTTGTAAAAATGTGAGTCAACTTGTTGGATTGATGAGCTGACCTGCTAAATTGCATGGGATTGGTGCggaggaagatgaggaagacATTTTTATTGATCTCTCATTCCATTGGTAGTTAGGTGGTATGCGAGGGGGAAAGTCACTTTCTTCTTCCCATCTGAGGGTTCAGGGCTGTTTCGGATTTGAGTATTACTATgatacacccttcaacttaaaTGTTTCGGACTTGAATATTACTAT from Nymphaea colorata isolate Beijing-Zhang1983 chromosome 6, ASM883128v2, whole genome shotgun sequence includes these protein-coding regions:
- the LOC116256363 gene encoding nuclear pore complex protein NUP50A-like, with amino-acid sequence MGDANSLPPSKKRVAGREISRDDPDLDADEDVAEQEMGTFKRASDEVLATRKIVKVRRNQASSASASNPFASVRLVPESADSSSKSSDLSTASNPANEEAHPKEADNGTPKAEVAGNDTPKADEIDENKAVSQTPADLVATHEEVEEENERTLGISTKESKELDDIIEESKTGTNLSPAKEICDETKFDSGAEVVEPSPTDKVEEAAGQGPTEIEEGEASGGGDAAGSPAPLNSFQQLSSSQNAFTGLAGTGFSNSSFSFGTLPKDGSFSFGTSIFDLKGSSASPPLFGTGTSTNGGSLLKGFGTLAGDSNKSGGSGTALPTMQEVPVETGEENEKAVFVADASLFEFLDGGWKERGKGELKLNVPREGAGKPRLVMRTKGNYRLILNASLYPDMKMTNMDKKGITFACINSAGEGKSNLTTFALKFKEASIVDTFRRSVTDHKGEKSAVLKTPENSPKASDE